The Paraburkholderia sp. FT54 sequence GTGGAATGCCAATCGCGGAGGTATCGCCGGCGCTTACAATCGGGGGCTTGGACGCCTATTCGAACGCGGCTTTGGCGCCGTTGCCCTGTTCGATCAGGATTCGCAGGTGAGTGCCGATTACTTCCGGGTGATGCTCGAGTCGTGTGCGGCGCTCGGCCCGCAAGCCTTCGCCATCGGACCGCGCATCTATGACGAGAACCTCAGGCGCTTCCTGCCGCAGCTATACAGCAACGGCTTTTCGATCCGTACGCTGAGGTTCGAAGCGGGTGCGTCCTTACAGCCGTGCTCCTTTCTCCTTTCCTCGGGCTGCGTCATCTCGTGCCGCGCCTACCGGCGTTTGGGTGCGTTCGAAGAAGCGCTGTTCATCGATCATGTGGACACCGAATATTCATTGCGTGCGCTCCTGCGCGGCGTACAGTTCTATGTCGAGCCGCGGCTCACCTTGTCGCATCGGATCGGTGAAAAGCGGCAACATCGGCTCGGCCCGATTCGCCTCACCTCGATGAATCACCCCGCATTTCGACGCTATTACATGGCGCGCAACGGCATGCACCTGTGTATTCAATACATCCCGTCGCTCCCGATTGCGTTCGTACCCAATCTCATCACGCTGCTGCAAGTCTTGCAGGTGTTGCTCTTCGAATCCGGCAAGCTGGCGAAACTTTCCGGTATCGGCTGCGGGATTGTCGACGGCCTGCTCGGCAGGCTGGGACCGCTCGAATCCGCCCGCCCGCGGCTTGCTGCCCGTCTCGCGCGCAGTTGATCGATGACGCTCCCTATCTGCTGTGTCCGCCGCGCGCTGAAGTGCCTATGGGTTTGCGCGTCAGCCGCTTCGCTATCTGTGCTGGGCGCATTAGGTGGGTGCGCGGACCACGGCCCCTACCACCCGCTCGTCATGCATTCGCCCGAGGTGCTCGCCCAGACCACGAAGAATGCGGACGGCACGTGGCCGGAAGCGCGATGGTTCGCGTCGTTTCATGACAAACAACTCGATGCGCTCGTCGATGAGGCCTGTGCCGGCAACCCGGACATCCAGGTGGCCAGCGCGCGCATAGCCGAGGCGCAGTCGCAACTCGACCAGTTCGCCTCGGGCACAGGACTCACGGGCGGTGCGGCCGCGGCGGCATACAAAGCGCGCATGCCTGCAATCGACGGCGCGGCGAACGTGAACGTCGCAGGCACCACGGTCCCGATCAATCTCTTTAGCGACCCTTGGGTGTCGCCCGCAAGCGTGATTGTCGGTGCCAACTACGAACTGGATCTGTGGGGCAAGAACCGCGCGCTGACGCAAGCGCTCGTGTCCGCGCGCGATGCCGCGCGCGTCGATGCGCAGCAGGCCCGCCTGACCATCATCACTTCGCTAGTCACCCTTTACGGCCGACTCGCCTACGAGTATGCGAAGCACGACCTGCTTCAGGCGAGGCGCCATCAAGCGGACCAACTCGACGCGATCCGGCGCACGCGCGAGACGAGGGGAATCGACAGCAGCTACGGTGCGCAGCAGGAACATATCGAGCAGGCCACCCTCCGCATGCAATTGCTGGCGAATGACGATTCAATCACGCAAACGGAGTTGCAGATCGGTGTACTGACCGGCAACGGTTCGGAACGCGGCCTCTCGCTGCAACGGCCGACGCTGGCCGACTCCGACGCCTTGTCCGTACCCCCGAATCTGCCGCTCGAACTGCTCGGACGGCGCCCTGATATAGTCGCAGCGAAACTGCGCGTGCAGGCCGCGACGGCAAAGATCGCGGCAACCCGTGCGGCCTTCTATCCGAACATCAATCTGTCCGCTGCGGGTGGCCTGGCGTCGCTGAGTCTCGGCTCGCTGTTTTCGAGCGCGTCCGCATTCTTTGCATTGGGGCCGGCCGTCTCCCTGCCAATTTTCGAACGCGGCCAGTTGCGCTCGCAACTGCACGGCGACTATGCGCAAGCAGACGAAATGATCGCAATGTACAACAAGACGCTCGATAGCGCCCTTGCGGAAGTGGCGCGTTCGATTGCAACGATGCGAAACCTCACTGCACTCATCGACGAGCAGAAGCGGATCATCGCCGCGCGCGAGCAGATGCTTGCCGTTGCCAGCGAGCGGCAACGCCGCGGCCTGATCCAGCAGTCGGGCGTGCTGATGCAACGCGACATGCAGCTCGACGAACAGTTGCGGCTCCTCGAACTCGACGCGCAACGCCGCGATGCCGACGTCGCGTTGATCCGGGCACTCGGCGGCGGGTTCGTTGCGACTCAGCCGGGAACCTCCGCCGCTTCACCGGTTCAGCCCACGAATCAGGAACCTCACGAAACAATGCGTGGCACCCGCCTTTCTCTCAACCCTTCATCCAGCTGAGTCGTATGAGTACAGAAAACCTGCTTGGCGACCACGCTGCGGTGACAGAGCGCGATCCCAGCAAGATCACCCGGCGAAACCGGATGCTGGCGGTGCTATTCGGCATCGCGGCAGCCGTGGCCGTTGCGGCCGGGGTGCACTGGTTCATCTCCGGGCGCTACGCCGACGAAACGGATAATGCGTATGTCGCCGGCAACGTCGTGCCGATCGCGGCGCAGGTGGCAGGCACCGCGAGCGCGGTATTAGCCGGCAATACGCAGTACGTCAAGGTCGGGCAACCGCTTGTCCAGCTCGACGACACCGAGGCGCGCATCGCGCTGGGGCAGGCCGAAGCGCAACTGATCCGCGCTGTGAGGCAGGCCCGCAGCGCCAACTTCTCCAATGCGATGTACCGGGCCGCCGTCAACGCTCGTGCCGCGGAACTCACGCTGGCCGAACAGGCATTGAAAGCGCGCTCTGGTGCAACGGTGGAGGTGGTCTCCGGCGAGGAGTACGCGCGCGCGCGGGAATCGGTCGAGGTTGCGCAGGCCAATCTTGCCGCGGCGCGCAGTCAGCTTGCCAGCGGCCTTGCCGCGAGCGGCTCCGGGCCTATCGAAGACGATCCGGCCGTGATGCTGGCGATACAGCAATTGAAGCTCGCTTATATACGGGTCGCTCGCACGACCATCGTCGCGCCGCTCGAAGGCGCCGTGGCCCAGCGCTCGGTCCAGATCGGGCAGCCAGTACCGGTCGGCGCACAACTGATGACGGTCGTGCCGGTCAAGCAACTATGGATTGAGGCAAACTTCAAGGAAGGACAGATCCGCAACCTGCGAATCGGCCAGCCGGTTTCCGCCGTCTCCGACCTGTATGGTGCGGGAATGGTATTCCACGGTCGGATCGCCGGACTGTCGCCAGGAACGGGCAGTGCGTTTTCCATGTTGCCCCCGCAAAACGCGGCCGGCAACTGGATCAAAGTCGTTCAGCGCGTGCCTGTGGTGGTTTCCCTCGACCCTGCGGAACTGGCCGCGCATCCGCTGCGAGTCGGCCTGTCGATGACCGTGTCGGTCGATACCCATCAACTCGACGGCACGTTAAACACGGCTATCGATCCAGCGGGTGCCAGCGCTTCGCCTGCCCGCGATGAAGACATGGAGCACGCGGACTCGCTCGCAAGAAGACTTATCAAGGAAAACGACAAGATCGGTACCGGTGTGGGGGGCCTTTATCGATAATAAATAGGTGTGGAGTTTGGCTATGATGTGATGGACGACTCCAGCTAAACGGCGAGAGATTCGTGCCAAAGATCCCACCCCGACATCGTTCTGCGCCTGAAGCGTGCCGAAGGCCATCTGCGCAGCACGATTGCGATGATCGAGGCTGGCCAGAACTGCGCGGAGGTTGCGCAACAACTCCACGCCATCGAAAAAACCATCACCAACGCGCAGAAGGCGCTGATACACGACCACGAGGGCCACTGCCTCGACGCTCAGGCTGGTGCGGATGGCAGTTCTGCGAAGGCAGCACTCGCGGAGTTCAAGGAAATTACGAGATCTCTGAGACGGCCCGTTGAGACCCGGTCGTTCGTAACGCTGTCCGACCGGCCGCCGGGGTGCCACCCTTGCGATAACCGCGTGAGTGCGGCCATTTTCGCGAAGCGGCGGCCGGGCTGCCACGCAAGTTCAAGCGCGACGGCCAGGGCTTTACTGCAAATGCCGCTTCGAAGCCGGGAGCCACCGAAGCTTCGGCGAAAATCGCCTACAACGTGACCTACCAGCCGTGGGACTCGATTCTCACGACGGGGCTCTACGTCGACGACCTCGATGCGGCATTCCGCTCGTCGCTGTACCAAAGCCTGGGGATTCTGGTGGTATTGGCCGGCGTTTTATCGGCTGTTGTGGTACTGCTGAACCGCGGCATCCTCCGCTCACTGGGTGGCGAGCCGTCCTATGCCGCCGAAATCGCCAACCAGATTGCCAATAACGATCTGACTGCGGTGGTGAAGACTGCAGCCGACGACCGCTCGAGCCTGCTGTTTTCAATGAAGCGCATGCAGGAGCAACTCACGCAAACGATCGGCACGATCAAGCGTTCGGCCGATTCGATCGGCACCGCCACGCACCAGATCGCGGCGGGCAAGCAGGACCTGTCGCAGCCCACCGAAGAGCCGGTAATGTCTTGCACGGCGTCTTGCCCGTAATTTCCATCGTGGTCGTCTCACATTCGGATGCCGAATTCAGAGCCTTGAGACGATGCATATGATCAGGAAAGGCCAGATGAAGGACAACGGCGTTACCCGAACCGCTGCCGATCATTTCTATTCGCTGGTTGCGTAAGGAATCCTTGTCATTTCGGAATCTTCTTTCATTCTCGACCTTATCGCGACACAAGCAACAATGGTCTTCACCCCTTGCTGTCGAGCGTGAAATCGACCCATAGCTGCTCGGGCAGGCTCTTGCCCTCGAGCCCATGCGGCGGAGGCGGGCACACGGCGTCGCGCACGGCCGCGAGCGCGGCATGGTCGAGCTGGCCCATGCCGCTGGACGTCACGACGTGTATGTCGGACATTGCACCGTCGCGATAGACGAACCCGACGAGCGTCCGCCCGGTTATCCCTTCCATGTGGGCCGATTCTGGATAGCGCAGCGCCGCTTCGATCGCGGCGCGCAGCGCGGCCTCAAAACTCGCGTCGGGGCGGCCCGGAGCGGGGACGGGCGCTGGCGCGGGGCGCGGTGCGGGAGCGGGAGCCGGGGCGGGTTCGGTCGGCGCGGCGCTCTGTGCGGGCGCGGTGTTCGGCGCCGGAATTGGCGTGGGCGGTGGCGTGACCGGCTGCGGCTTCGGCGGCGCCGCGTGCGCGACGCGCGCCTGATGCACCGCTGGAGCGCGACGCGGCTGCACGGCCGGATTCGGCACCGGCTTCGACACTTCGCGCGCGGGGATGGGCGCGGGCATCGGCGCCTGGGCCATCGGCGGCGCCAGCGTGATCGTCATCGGCTCGGGCCGCCTCGGCGCAGAGAGGCGCGGATGAATCAGCCACGCGCCGACGCCCGCGAGCAGGAGCGCCTCGACGGCCAGCGCGAGCGTGGCAGACATATAGAGCGGCTTGCATGTGCCGGGATGCGGCGCATGCTGCGCGACGGTCGGCATCGACGACATGTCAGTCTACCTTTGCCGGTTGCGCGGCCAGCGATACCTGCGTAACGCCGGCCGCGCGGCACGCGTCCATCACGTTCACGAGCTTCTGCAACTGCGCGTCCTTCGCGCCCGCGATGGTCACCACCGTATGCGCCGGATCGGGGCGCTTCGCGAGCAGCGCGGTCAGATCGGCCGTGCTGAGCGTGCGGCCGTCGACCGACACGCTGCCGTCGGCCGCCAGCGTCACCGTCACCTTCGGCGGCGGCAGGCTCTGTGCGCTCGCGGCCGACGGCAGTTGCGTGCGCAGGCCCGCGTTCGGAATCATGTGCAGCGTGATCATGATGAAAAACACCAGCATGAAGAACATGATGTCGATCATCGGGATGATCTCGATGCGCGCCTTGCGTGCCTCAAAGTACTTCACGTCATGCTCCCCGCCGGGCGAGCGACCCGATTACCCCTTGCGGGGTTTTGGCTTCCGCATCCCGCGCGACGTGGACATCCGGGATGTCGCTCGTCAGGCGATTGACGAGCGCGGCCTTCAGCGTATCGAGCTGATGCACGACGAGTCGCACGCGACTATGCAGGCCATTGAAGAACACGAGTCCGAGCATCGCGACGAACAGGCCGGATGCCGTCGAGATCAGCGCCTCGGCGACGCCGCCTGTCACCTGGGTCGGCGCGTTGCCCGGATTCGACAGCACCTGAAACGCGTCGAACATGCCGATGATCGTGCCGAACAGGCCGAGCAGCGGCGCCAGCGTGACGGCGGTATCGAGCACCCACAGGAAGCGGTCGATGCGGGGAGCCTCGCGCATCACCGCTTCCTCGAGGCTCGCGGCGAGCGTGTCGCGATCGGCGCGTCCTGCAATCCGGCCCGCGGTTGCGATTACCTTGCCCGTCGGCAGCCCGTCGTGCCGTTGGGCCCAGACCGCGAGCGCGCTCGCGTTGAGTGCCTTGTACTGGTCCAGCTCGACAAGCGCCGCGTGCGCGTCGCGCGTGGCCCGCAGCAGGAACCACACGCGCTCGATGATGACGGTCAAAGAGACGAATAGCAGCACGGCGATCACATACAGTACACCGCCGGAATGTTGGGTAACGCGTAACAGGGTATCCATCGACATGATCGATCCTCCTCAAAAATCCGCATGCAGGGTGACGTATGCGCTCAAAGGCTCGCCGACATAAGCGCCCGCCATGTTCGCGGCGACGAAGTAGCGCCGGTTGGTCAGATTGTGGACGTTGAGGTCCACGCCCCAGTGATGCGCCCGATAACCGAACGCCGCATTCGCGATCACGTAGGCGGGCACGGAGTTGATATTCGTGATGTCGCTGTAGACGCGGCTCATGTAATTGACGCCGGCTCCGACATGAAAGCCGGGCACGCCGTAAATCGAGAAGTCGTAGGTGGTCCACAGGTTCGCCATGTACGCGGGCACGTCCTGCGGATTGTTGCCGACGGCCGATACGCCTTGCGGATTGCTCGTGACATAGGCATGTTGCGCGGTGAAATTCGCAATCAGGTGCCACTGTCGCGTGATGCTCGCATCGAGCGACGCTTCGGCGCCGCGCGTTTTCTGGCTGTCGAACACGACTGTTTCGACGCCGTTGAGCGTCAGCGGCGAAGCCACGTTGCTACGCGACACATCGAAGAGCGCGGTATTCAGCACATAGCGGTCATCGAGAAACGAGAACTTGACGCCTGCTTCGTATTGCAGCGCCGTTTCCGGCTCGCCGATGCCCGACTGCGTGTCCTCCGAGTTGAAATTCGTCAGGTAGCTACGCGAGATGCCGAAATACGGCGACATCCATGGCGTGAGCTTGTACAGCGCGCCGATGTTCCAGCTCACGGGCGCGTCGTTGCGCGTGTAGGTGTGGCCCGCGAGTACCGGCTCGCCTTCGTTGTCGACGCGGCCGGGCACCGTGATGTTCGGCGTGAGCGACGTGTCCCACCAGTCCTTGCGTACACCCGCGCGAAGCTTCAGCTGGTCGGTCACGTCCACCTGGTCAGTGGCGTACAGGCTGTAGAAATTCCCGACCAGGTGATCGTTGTCGCACGAGTGCGTCGCATTGCACTGAAACGTGAGACTCGCGATCGACGTCTCGGGCGGCACCGGGGCGAACACGTCCGGAATGTTCGGCAGGTCCGCCGTCGCGCGATCGGTATTGATCGCCTGATGCATGTACTCGAAGCCAGTCAGCAGCGTGTGGCCGACGCTGCCCGTCTTGAACTTCCATACGGGCTCGAGCTGATAGTCGAGCGTGTTATCCGAATCGTCTTGCTGACGCAACTGCCGGTGAACGACCTCGTC is a genomic window containing:
- a CDS encoding TonB-dependent siderophore receptor, which gives rise to MSVNAATAAVARDHNVNDPYQVTGVSKTGTALGDLPMSVQEIPRGLLTEQGATKLQQAVSNASGVSVGGTDAKGFFDHFMIRGLQAQVYTDGFSDGDQVNGVVHSLNGVERVEILEGPGSALFGSGPPGGTINIVHYTPSPQFHYGADVQAASFGTVTGSAYVTGPTGVPGLNYRVDATGATSDGFRDLAYWNKEIRTAFQWKLGDHKFDFSIEAQDTRSTPDSYGLIYLNGTPIHSVPIDAKYSTPFAFARSNYVRPTLTDAWRVSDFLTINNRLSFLHRSLEFDGNGDSSSTQVVGDEVVHRQLRQQDDSDNTLDYQLEPVWKFKTGSVGHTLLTGFEYMHQAINTDRATADLPNIPDVFAPVPPETSIASLTFQCNATHSCDNDHLVGNFYSLYATDQVDVTDQLKLRAGVRKDWWDTSLTPNITVPGRVDNEGEPVLAGHTYTRNDAPVSWNIGALYKLTPWMSPYFGISRSYLTNFNSEDTQSGIGEPETALQYEAGVKFSFLDDRYVLNTALFDVSRSNVASPLTLNGVETVVFDSQKTRGAEASLDASITRQWHLIANFTAQHAYVTSNPQGVSAVGNNPQDVPAYMANLWTTYDFSIYGVPGFHVGAGVNYMSRVYSDITNINSVPAYVIANAAFGYRAHHWGVDLNVHNLTNRRYFVAANMAGAYVGEPLSAYVTLHADF
- a CDS encoding biopolymer transporter ExbD produces the protein MKYFEARKARIEIIPMIDIMFFMLVFFIMITLHMIPNAGLRTQLPSAASAQSLPPPKVTVTLAADGSVSVDGRTLSTADLTALLAKRPDPAHTVVTIAGAKDAQLQKLVNVMDACRAAGVTQVSLAAQPAKVD
- a CDS encoding TonB family protein, which gives rise to MSSMPTVAQHAPHPGTCKPLYMSATLALAVEALLLAGVGAWLIHPRLSAPRRPEPMTITLAPPMAQAPMPAPIPAREVSKPVPNPAVQPRRAPAVHQARVAHAAPPKPQPVTPPPTPIPAPNTAPAQSAAPTEPAPAPAPAPRPAPAPVPAPGRPDASFEAALRAAIEAALRYPESAHMEGITGRTLVGFVYRDGAMSDIHVVTSSGMGQLDHAALAAVRDAVCPPPPHGLEGKSLPEQLWVDFTLDSKG
- a CDS encoding efflux transporter outer membrane subunit, with the protein product MTLPICCVRRALKCLWVCASAASLSVLGALGGCADHGPYHPLVMHSPEVLAQTTKNADGTWPEARWFASFHDKQLDALVDEACAGNPDIQVASARIAEAQSQLDQFASGTGLTGGAAAAAYKARMPAIDGAANVNVAGTTVPINLFSDPWVSPASVIVGANYELDLWGKNRALTQALVSARDAARVDAQQARLTIITSLVTLYGRLAYEYAKHDLLQARRHQADQLDAIRRTRETRGIDSSYGAQQEHIEQATLRMQLLANDDSITQTELQIGVLTGNGSERGLSLQRPTLADSDALSVPPNLPLELLGRRPDIVAAKLRVQAATAKIAATRAAFYPNINLSAAGGLASLSLGSLFSSASAFFALGPAVSLPIFERGQLRSQLHGDYAQADEMIAMYNKTLDSALAEVARSIATMRNLTALIDEQKRIIAAREQMLAVASERQRRGLIQQSGVLMQRDMQLDEQLRLLELDAQRRDADVALIRALGGGFVATQPGTSAASPVQPTNQEPHETMRGTRLSLNPSSS
- a CDS encoding metal-sensing transcriptional repressor is translated as MRLKRAEGHLRSTIAMIEAGQNCAEVAQQLHAIEKTITNAQKALIHDHEGHCLDAQAGADGSSAKAALAEFKEITRSLRRPVETRSFVTLSDRPPGCHPCDNRVSAAIFAKRRPGCHASSSATARALLQMPLRSREPPKLRRKSPTT
- a CDS encoding HlyD family efflux transporter periplasmic adaptor subunit, with product MSTENLLGDHAAVTERDPSKITRRNRMLAVLFGIAAAVAVAAGVHWFISGRYADETDNAYVAGNVVPIAAQVAGTASAVLAGNTQYVKVGQPLVQLDDTEARIALGQAEAQLIRAVRQARSANFSNAMYRAAVNARAAELTLAEQALKARSGATVEVVSGEEYARARESVEVAQANLAAARSQLASGLAASGSGPIEDDPAVMLAIQQLKLAYIRVARTTIVAPLEGAVAQRSVQIGQPVPVGAQLMTVVPVKQLWIEANFKEGQIRNLRIGQPVSAVSDLYGAGMVFHGRIAGLSPGTGSAFSMLPPQNAAGNWIKVVQRVPVVVSLDPAELAAHPLRVGLSMTVSVDTHQLDGTLNTAIDPAGASASPARDEDMEHADSLARRLIKENDKIGTGVGGLYR
- a CDS encoding cache domain-containing protein encodes the protein MPRKFKRDGQGFTANAASKPGATEASAKIAYNVTYQPWDSILTTGLYVDDLDAAFRSSLYQSLGILVVLAGVLSAVVVLLNRGILRSLGGEPSYAAEIANQIANNDLTAVVKTAADDRSSLLFSMKRMQEQLTQTIGTIKRSADSIGTATHQIAAGKQDLSQPTEEPVMSCTASCP
- a CDS encoding glycosyltransferase family 2 protein; protein product: MSEPSSSAGSVAIDGSVAPLLGALVVLYRPTRQHLAHLIQLRGRGAPLLVVDNSPAGSAAIAEALGAQGIEYLWNANRGGIAGAYNRGLGRLFERGFGAVALFDQDSQVSADYFRVMLESCAALGPQAFAIGPRIYDENLRRFLPQLYSNGFSIRTLRFEAGASLQPCSFLLSSGCVISCRAYRRLGAFEEALFIDHVDTEYSLRALLRGVQFYVEPRLTLSHRIGEKRQHRLGPIRLTSMNHPAFRRYYMARNGMHLCIQYIPSLPIAFVPNLITLLQVLQVLLFESGKLAKLSGIGCGIVDGLLGRLGPLESARPRLAARLARS
- a CDS encoding MotA/TolQ/ExbB proton channel family protein, translated to MSMDTLLRVTQHSGGVLYVIAVLLFVSLTVIIERVWFLLRATRDAHAALVELDQYKALNASALAVWAQRHDGLPTGKVIATAGRIAGRADRDTLAASLEEAVMREAPRIDRFLWVLDTAVTLAPLLGLFGTIIGMFDAFQVLSNPGNAPTQVTGGVAEALISTASGLFVAMLGLVFFNGLHSRVRLVVHQLDTLKAALVNRLTSDIPDVHVARDAEAKTPQGVIGSLARRGA